The following coding sequences lie in one Arachis hypogaea cultivar Tifrunner chromosome 9, arahy.Tifrunner.gnm2.J5K5, whole genome shotgun sequence genomic window:
- the LOC112708991 gene encoding uncharacterized protein: MDKFKHCAFHQKFGHTTDECVIAKDLLERLARQGLLDKYVDGCIQQRQPRTGGNQPENTNAQEKVKYQPSQTRGLISRISEGCSGGGLTSSARKRTYRAMLVVKGVPSEVAPQSSTSTITFEHSNYQAKATNLDGPVVISIQAGNLLVRKVFLDSGNNVDVLIYSTFQKMKLCEKII, from the coding sequence ATGGACAAATTCAAGCACTGTGctttccatcagaaatttggccACACCACTGATGAATGTGTGATAGCCAAAGATCTTCTGGAAAGACTAGCAAGACAAGGCCTATTGGACAAGTATGTTGATGGTTGCATACAACAAAGACAACCAAGGACAGGCGGAAACCAACCTGAAAACACAAATGCACAGGAGAAGGTAAAATATCAACCATCTCAGACAAGGGGTCTAATTAGCCGTATCTCTGAAGGATGTTCGGGAGGAGGACTTACCAGCTCAGCAAGAAAAAGAACGTATCGAGCAATGTTAGTGGTGAAAGGAGTACCATCCGAAGTTGCACCACAGTCATCAACATCAACTATAACCTTTGAGCATTCTAATTATCAAGCAAAAGCAACAAACTTGGATGGTCCAGTTGTTATCTCCATCCAGGCTGGAAACCTTTTAGTAAGGAAGGTCTTCCTCGACTCAGGCAACAACGTCGATGTGTTGATTTATTCCACTTTTCAGAAAATGAAGCTCTGCGAAAAGATAATATAG